ACGAGTTAGTTACCAGTAAAAGTTACTTTTTAAAATCATGTACTTCACTTTAGGTGTACTTTTATAGTCACTGTTTGAGCAGAACATAAGATAAAACGTTTACATTTTTTGCTTTCTGTCACTTAAAGGTTCCGGTCTGCCGGTGGTGGGCGGAGCTACACATCCGGACAGCCAATACCCGAGAGGGGTGAGTTGAGCGCGTGCTTCTGAAGCCGGATGTAAACAAAGCCTCATTTTActcaaaactttatttaaaccaCCGCAACATTACAAGACAAGCCAGACTGCGGGGAGGACAGAAACAGCACAAAACCACTAAACACGGGAAGAGTAGAAATGCTGATCATACAAAGCAATGAAAGAGAAAGCAACAGACACGTTTTTTAAATTACTTAATATTTTTTATCTGtattttatcatcatcattattattattattcggTTTTAATAAAACTGATTTCGATTTTCGtgcaatttaaaacattttaaggtTCCATCATTGAATCAATATATAGCAGTTTATTTTCCCTTTGGAAAATGGAAAAATTTTATAACACCTATTATTGAACATAAAACTtaatattaaacaaaaacattacattttattttttattactttatttaaTTTGGAATATACTTAATATTATTATGACGAtacttaatattattattaagatACTTAATATTATAATGAAGATATAATATTTGATCATATTTACCGCACAATAAATACTATAAAGCTATGCAGTTTTCACTTCCTGCTACGATGCAACAAATGGGAAGAAAACCTAACAGCGCACAGACACGTTCAGCAGAATTGAGTTGTGTGACTTCCACCTAGGAGCAGAGACAACATGATGCTtctgaaatgtttttacattatcCAGCTGAGCTGGTTTTGTCAAGGTAAGGTGTCGAGTATTATATATTTACTAACTTTTATAAATAGATTTAAAAAGATTAAACTTTTGTATCATTATAGACTGGAAATGACAACGTGTTTAGTTACATGCTGTGATTTAAATTTTATGCTATTTTCAGGTGTATTTATTTCACTTAATAAGTTAATATGGCACAATAATGAAATTCTAAATAATCATAAACAGGACACTAGttctttttttagtgttttatttttcatatgtGTATTCAGCACATCTTATTGCCACGCATGTTTTTTAATCATCTCGAATCATCTTTATTCTTAAATGTAACCACATGGTTTTTAATGTGGGGTTTAAATTTTACCAGTGGGACATCTTGAACATTTTAGTTCTATTATTCATCTCTATTCTCAAGTATTCATGGgaaattttattgtttttactgaTAATTTATTAAGACTGAGAAAagtcaaaacattttaaacaataacGATAAAACGACACTAAAACAAGCAAAACGTTcatatgaaaaacacaaaaaaactctgtAGAGAAGAACTGTAAACTGTGAACAGATTGTGTGTGACCTcacccattcacacacaaaccatgGTGGTGAGGCCGTGAGTCCTCTGAAGTCCTGCAGTGTATGTCTGATGTGGGTTTGCTGGTGAGTAGCTCGTAGGGGCTTCATGGTCATTCTGTTACTgactgtaaaagtaaaagttcTTTCCTCATCTTCACTTCAGCCTTTCAAAATTCATCCATTGAACTCAACACCACGGTTTTTGACAcaagagaagagagaaacacCTCAAAACTCAGCAGTAAGTGagatgtttgtctgtttttataatCCAACACATACGTCAACAACACCaatgtaataataactttagACTCTAATACTAATGCAGACACTGCACGAGTACCCCTTGTGACCCTTGTGGCAGGATGTGGGGTGGCCTGTTTAAGTGAATTCTGCAGGTGCAGAAATCAAACATTGAAATTGCAAAGCGCTCTCCCACGCGCTGCTCTGCAGACTCTGCTCTGCATGCAACACTTCTCATTGTTCGCATGGGATTCCTGGCAGAAATAGGCTAATAGTGttacttttttcatttcatttcctttACATCATCTTTATTTATGATATCTCATATTCATCTACATATTCAGAGCTATATACATTCCACCCACAACCCACAGCGTGAACATTTTCATTAACCTGACCTAGAAGTGGAATCGTCTTGTGTTTGTCATGGAATTAAGATGATAAAATAGATGTGAAGTGAAGCTGTGAGATCCACTGAATTGTCACTACATACTACTGACgttctctttgtttttaacatCCTCAGCCGACCCTTATGTTCACCAGCTCACTGGTAAATGCAGCTGGACGCTCAGGCTGCCCgggaacagcagcagtgaggtgGTGGCCCTAACATCAGACTCTGCAGACCGGCTGGTTGAACAGATCTGTCAGGATCTTGACTGTGGCAGCATTTATCATGTGAACAGAAGCAGCCCACCCTCCAACACCAGCTGCCTTCAGCACTGCTCATACCACAACCGACACCTGCAGAACTGCTCAGAGAGCGCAGACAGAGAGTGCACGGTGATAAGTGGAGCAGTCTGTGGTGAGGCCTTCTGTAATGTTCCCACAAAGTTTCCAAGTGACACCAAATGCAAATAAGTCTTTTTAACTGAACACAGTTACACAGTTAATGTTGTATTGATTGTGTAATGATGTCATCCGCAGGCCACCAGGCCGTGCGACTGTCCGGAGCATCAGACCGCTGTGCTGGACGGGTGGAGTTGTGGAGAAATGGTCAATGGGGCACAGTGTGTGATGACCACTGGGACCTGATGGATGCTAACGTGGTGTGTGCCCAGCTCGGCTGCGGATACGCCCTCAGTGTGACGGGTCAGTCCGGGTCCTTTCCGCCCGGCAGAGGTCCCATCTACCTGGACGATCTGAACTGTACGGGTCGGGAGGAGAACCTGTGGGCCTGTCGGAGTACACAGAACGAGTCTGACTGTGGACACAAAGAAGATGCTGGTGTTGTGTGCTCAGgtgacaacaacacacagagacacagacaaagaaagagTGGATGGATGGTCAATATATAGTAAagcatatattttatatttagtttaattGCTGCAAAGCGACTGGAGAGTTCAAAGTGGAGATTCAGCgtgaagagaggctgaggagatgcctaaaaaaatctatctaacctgcgctcaggcctgcaccttccatctaactgggataatttttatatcagttcgaaggaacactcgttagctttctgacggtgtgactcttaaaactgaacaccaaaccattttgtccttacagccagctgttcggggagagtgccggtcattcttccattcagacataatgtaaaaccaaaaacagagaagcaaagTAGCCATATTGTCTGACTCACTGACAattccacatctttgacatcacagACATAAAAATTGCACTGctttgtagagcaacatcttgtgattctgacggtgtccttatgttttgtctgaaggcttcggtttggacaaaaagagaagttgtttggagggtgcaacccccaaaAATAacatacatgggatctgccgtgagaggagtgaaaggaggctgacacacctgagTCTCCAGCGTAAttagacaggcaggcaggtatcacaagccattcatatcacatttcgcCAGTACTTAAAACGCCATTTTATTACATTGTACGCCGCAGAAAACGCCGTTTTCACGTCATacgccgtacggcgttttcCAAACAGCCACTCATAATGCCGTACGGcattttctaatattctaatgatctctGAAGGATGGACCGCACTGATTcagcaccgacctcctttgcTGTATCACTTCGGTCCACAGCTACAGGATTATTCTGAAAATAttccttttttgtttaaagTAACAAGTAAGTACTGGcgaatgtgatatgaatggcttgcgataggcagggctgttaccgtggtgacaggctgacaggaagTTATtttcaaagatcaaaggtatacctttactggactaaacacggagaacagaaggatcagagaggaagaacgagaaacacagctgcagaggaggctaacatcttagcaacatagttcttcatacagtcagatttgtggtgagtaccaacagtagtgagtgataaatGCAACTtcatcatgtttatttaaagagagagagagagagagagagagttgtgagcatttacgcacatgctgtgtatgtacacgtgtgtgtgtgtgtgtgtgtgtgtgtgcgtgcgtattggggcgaactccattctgtgtgatagagagaccagagaagtgtaaacccagggactgtagagacagTGGAGCTCTTGGTGATGtgacattgatgttagactcaacttaaagaaaacgctgatTCCAGAATCGGAAAATGagcgtttacttctgtatgtttgacatcatagacataacAATTGCACCGCTTTGTAGAGCAACATTGCGATTCTGACGGCGTCCATATTGTTtgtcggtttggacaaaaacagaagttgtttagagggtgtttttacattggaaacgcattaggagggggacagagagagctgcagttaggggcagttgataaacattcaggttgccatggatacaggcagacaaacagggctgttaccgtggtgacagactgacacattAAGTTATTTTGAAAGATCAAAGGTGCTCCTCCTattatattcacaggctattctttaaggtcagtgactccATACTGTTGCATTCGAAGCAAtacttcagctgcagcaatcaaagttgcattttcttcaggaaatgcttttttagTAAATATAAATATCTTGATGATTAAATAGTTAaactggtctctctctctctgtgcagagaTGAAGGCCATCAGGCTGACTGGAGGTCTGGACCGCTGCTCTGGTAAGGTGGAGATCCACCGTGATGGCAGCTGGGGGACGGTGTGTGATACCTGCTGGAATGAAGAAGTGGCCGCCATTGTGTGCTCCACGCTGGAGTGCGGCGAAGAGCCACTGAAATTCACCCAGTTTGAACCTACGCCCACCCACAACAATGGCCCTCTGTATTACTACAGCTGTTTTCCAGAGGACAAGAGCTTGTGGCAGTGCAAGGAGTACGTTAACCACCCACATATATGCTACACCTCTAAGGCTGCTGCAGTCATCTGTAGTGGTGAGTGTCCCCGTTCGCCTTTTAGTTTTTTCACGGTAATTTTGATTTTGAAGTAAaccatttttaaataaatctaaaTACATTTAGAAGTGACCTCTAAATGTTTTAGATTTGAGACGTGATATTCACCTAAGATGTTTTTGCACACCCATCATACAGAATCAAAAAGTTTGCTCTATAAGAAATATAAATTCACTACAAATTCCTGACTATACTAAGTGAACATGTCATCCTTTgaattcttcttctctggtgtgACCGGCTGTGTTTCCATCCTGCAGGTTCTCTCGGGCTTCCTGCAGTCACCACAGCGAGTGCGATCCCTGACTGGATGTCAGGTAAACACTTAGAGATCCTGTGCTTGGCCTTAGGTTGGACTGTCCCCTGTGGTGATGTACGTGTTTCCTCTTCCATCAGAAACAACTACAGTgtctacagctgctgctgaggtttCAGCCCTCCAGTCTGGGGGGCTCATCGTGGCCATGGCTGTGTGCCTGCTGCTCCTCGTGCTGCTCATCACAAACACAGTGCTCTGCTTCCATTACAAGAGGAGACACGGTACGGCCGCGTCTTCATCTGCACACCGGAGCAGAGTTTCTGTTTCAACAATTCTGTTTAAATCACTAACTAGTTGTAACTTTGGTTTCATTTGGTGGTTTATGAAgtaaaaacatgtgtttttcgTGCACAGCTTTCTTACTCCAGGAGACACGCTCAGTCCCCCGACCGGTCTCTGGACATCGTTACAACAACTACGAGGAAACTGTGGATCTGGTGAAAGTCAACCCTCAACCGGCGGACGGTCAGTCCTCGCATCATTTATGCGGCATTAGTACTAGCGTTCGCCTGCTTATGTAGCTCACTGTTGaaaaactgttgtttttgtctcataAAGCCCCCCCCAACCCCAGGTATCTTCTGACCCAGCTTAGTAGTGCTGACAGCACGTCAGTAGATACAGACTATGAGCAGTATGACCCAGGCAATGAGCCGTCTGACGGTTTATCGACCTTTCGGAGTGAGCCATGTTCTTTTATTTATCATCTTATTTCTCTTGAGCTGCTTCTGTGTCTCAGAGTGTTTCTGCATTTTGTGGTTaaagcatctctgtgtgtgtgtgaatcagtgctgtttgcaGAGGGTGCTTTGTGATTAATGTGTTgcaccattgtgtgtgttttgttgcatgCAGATTCTCAGCGGTACAGAACAGACTTCAACCTTTTGATGAGGCCTTCAGGCCTTGACAGTCTTCATGAGGAGGGTGAGTCACTGAAGACATGTGACAGACACTGGAAACCATCTAACATGAACATTTCCTGTAAATAAAAGTTGCATTCTGACATTCTGATAGTGAAACTAATCACAGCCACGTCCAAGAGAGGAACCCGACTGTCCTCAAAAAGGACATTTTGGTAGCAATGGTCAAGACAAGGACCTGAAAGTGAAGCCCTTTGTGTTGTTACTCTCACTCCAAGATGGAGAGATCAAACCTTCAAATTAGCTTTACAATGTGTAAAAAGACATCTGTACTTGACACAAAGTTAAAGATCTCATTcactttgttttaatttttcagCTCCTCAGCCGACAGGAGCCTTAATAACCTCTAATGGGGACcccatggagcctaaatatgccAGAGTGTCAAAGATCTCAGTGGACTCGTTCGAGACCTCCAGCACTTCCTCCAGCGAATGTTACGAAAACACCAACGGTTATGTAGAGGCCGCTCCGGGTGAGTCTCATCCAtggacccttttttttttttaaaaagtgtttttattgttataatTTAAAGGAGTAGTCAGGATTTTTCAGTTCAGGACCCAAACGCACACAAAGTACAAaccaaaaaactgaaaacaaaccaaagacAGACACCAGAAAAACAGACGAACTGGCAATGActgagggaaaacacacacctcaAATACACAAGAAGGAGGGGCGACAGcagacacaggtggaacacaTGAAGGCGGAGCTggaagtcaaacacacacagacacacaagggaaatgggcctttcaaaataaaacaagaagtaACAAAATCAAagcataaaaatacaaatttaaacaaacaacCAGGGAAATAACCAAGAAACGAAGAACAGAAAGGAGGATCGTTACAGAATGAGCTTCAGTCATTAGTTGAGAGTTTGATGTAAAGATCTGTTGTACTTTCATGTCAGTACGTGAGCTGTGGATCTGTTTTGTTTCCAAAAAGACAGTGAATGACATTTCTGAGGAAGACAGATTTCCTGAACTGAAACTCGCCGCTCACTCTGCTAAACCTAAAcctgtgtgtgggtgaaaaTAAGGCTCATGTGTTCATGTGGTGTAAAAAAGTTCAGCCTGAAAATCTTGACTGAACGCTTTGCTGTCTGCTGGCTCACATTACAGAGCCAGAGCCGGACCCGGACCCGCCGGCCGCTGCCTACAACCCGTCACCCTACTCCAACCATCTGCTTCATTCTGAACAAGCAGCGCACATGCAGAGCTCAGGTACACATCACAGAACACACCACATGTGATCTGTAGCATTTGCTGACTGCTGACGTtgtctcatcatcatcaggtgATGAAGACGACTACTACACGCCTGTGAGCCCCGAGTGATCAACATCATGAGCCTGTGTTTATGATCGTTGTTTTGTATTcgtattgtttttatttatcattttaggATTATTCAGTATCTTCCTGtgtctctttcttctcctcaccCTCCTTTCGTCTTCAGTTCTGCTCTTCCTGTTCCCcgtctttcttccttccttctgttcTCTTTCATTCATAACTATATGTTCATTGTTATATTTACATGACAGCAGCATTTGACTGGCTAATTTAcagagctaatgctagctgctacatggtATGGCACCAAATCATTACGGACACACAGGTTCTTTAAGGTGgtttaatattatatttgttTATACATTATATGATTTGATGAATGTAGTAGGAAGTAACTGCAATATAAATGTGTTCAAACTCATAGAATCAAACTCTTTTTAACTGCTTTGTTGACACCTTTACATGTTACATTTACAGTGTTAACtatcaatgtttatttttacatttccttACAAATAAACTAAgatcaaatacacacaaacatattattCATCATTTAGCAGGCTacacaaagtcaaagtcagcacCAAACATGAAAGATTTCATCTTCTTTTTTATAACTTTGTTGGGATGAAAGAGGAAAATATCTCTTCAAACCGCAGCAAACTGGAACACTACCGACTAAACTATCCTTTCTTTCATTTGTACGAACATCATTCCTGGAATAACAGGCCAAATAAAACCCTTTGAATCACACTACCGAGCTCCACCACAAGGTGGCACTGCCAGCTTGTTGGAAGAACTCACGGTGAGCTGTGCAGTGTTAaactgacagaaaacaaacaaacaaacaaacatctgtgAGCATGTGTTCACCAGGCCGGAGTGAGAAGCCAAAATAATGCACTGAGCGAGGAGTTCTGGGTCCTGATCCAACATACACCAGACATCAGAGCCGGTTCGGCTCGCCTTGGTCCACtacaggtgcagcagcagcagccgcaggGCCCCGCTGCTTCCTGCTGATCCACAGTGATGTCTTTGTTTTGAAGAAGCTAATATGACAAACGGCTTCAAAACTGTAAGACTTCTAATAGCAGTTGCTGAATGTGGAGATAAACAGGGATTATAGCTTCAGCTCGGCTAACGTGAGAAGTGGGAGTGATGATGCATGAGACTGATAAGCAGCAGGTTTGGGTGTTTGTTTGACTGGAAGGTATTTGgcaaaggagaagaggaggaggaggaggaggaggaggaggaggaggaggactggtgtgtgtgctgagggagagaggatggagggggaGGTGAAGtcgaggagaagaggaggaggtcggCAAAGATAAAAAGTGTCTGGGAGAATCatatattacatttaaatttaGTCCAGAGCTCTGCATCGAGATAAACAGGCGAATTAACGACCACATCTCCATATGAAACTCTATCTGTTTCACATGCCAGAGGAttcagcgcacacacacacacacacacacacacacacacacacacacacacacacacacaccaacctcACTCACCACTTAACAGAGATTCCATCTAAAAGTATGCAGTATGATATATCACAGATCCTCCTCAAAcactttgcttttgttttattccACTCTGGAAGATTGATAAGTCACCATCTCAGAAATCTGTGGATTTACAGTCCTGACCAACATCAAGGGGAAAGAGCCGCGGCGCGCCAGTATTTCAAGTAGCTGGTAGTATCTGCGGGATTAGAAGATCAACTCTCTGTTTTTACTTTGTTCATTAAATCAGTTACATACAAAGGATTATGGCTCCATAAGTCCAGAAGTTGCTTAAAGTGTCCTGACAATGGACCCTGGCCGAGTTTAAACTTTTGAACTCTGTTCTGGTGCAGCAGGCCTGGAGACCACAGGACCTGCCTGCAGACCCGGAACAGGCCTGGgatcacagctgcagcttctgttcAGGACGGCTTTAAAAAGCTTCATGTCCCCCAATCACTTTGATATGATGGacaataaagaaagaagagttTTAGATGCAACATTGACACGAAACACAACAAGCTCCTTTTGCCCTCATTTGATGTGATTTCAGGCAAATTACAAACTACAGGAACCTTGAGACAGTCGGTAGTTAGCCTGGATCACAACATACATGGTCTGCTAGcttctgccccctagtggtgtCCTTTTAAAGACAGTCTGACGTTGTTGTGATCGGCTTCCTGAACAGTTTCACATAAATATTTGTTGTCTGCGTCATGTGAGGCTCCACGTCAGCCGGGCTCCTGCTGCACTCTGACCCTGGGGACTAGGGTCTGGACTTGGCCTTTGTATTG
This region of Parambassis ranga chromosome 2, fParRan2.1, whole genome shotgun sequence genomic DNA includes:
- the LOC114429848 gene encoding T-cell differentiation antigen CD6-like isoform X1: MMLLKCFYIIQLSWFCQAFQNSSIELNTTVFDTREERNTSKLSTDPYVHQLTGKCSWTLRLPGNSSSEVVALTSDSADRLVEQICQDLDCGSIYHVNRSSPPSNTSCLQHCSYHNRHLQNCSESADRECTVISGAVCGHQAVRLSGASDRCAGRVELWRNGQWGTVCDDHWDLMDANVVCAQLGCGYALSVTGQSGSFPPGRGPIYLDDLNCTGREENLWACRSTQNESDCGHKEDAGVVCSEMKAIRLTGGLDRCSGKVEIHRDGSWGTVCDTCWNEEVAAIVCSTLECGEEPLKFTQFEPTPTHNNGPLYYYSCFPEDKSLWQCKEYVNHPHICYTSKAAAVICSGSLGLPAVTTASAIPDWMSETTTVSTAAAEVSALQSGGLIVAMAVCLLLLVLLITNTVLCFHYKRRHAFLLQETRSVPRPVSGHRYNNYEETVDLVKVNPQPADAPPNPRYLLTQLSSADSTSVDTDYEQYDPGNEPSDGLSTFRNSQRYRTDFNLLMRPSGLDSLHEEAPQPTGALITSNGDPMEPKYARVSKISVDSFETSSTSSSECYENTNGYVEAAPEPEPDPDPPAAAYNPSPYSNHLLHSEQAAHMQSSGDEDDYYTPVSPE
- the LOC114429848 gene encoding scavenger receptor cysteine-rich type 1 protein M130-like isoform X2, with amino-acid sequence MMLLKCFYIIQLSWFCQAFQNSSIELNTTVFDTREERNTSKLSTDPYVHQLTGKCSWTLRLPGNSSSEVVALTSDSADRLVEQICQDLDCGSIYHVNRSSPPSNTSCLQHCSYHNRHLQNCSESADRECTVISGAVCGHQAVRLSGASDRCAGRVELWRNGQWGTVCDDHWDLMDANVVCAQLGCGYALSVTGQSGSFPPGRGPIYLDDLNCTGREENLWACRSTQNESDCGHKEDAGVVCSEMKAIRLTGGLDRCSGKVEIHRDGSWGTVCDTCWNEEVAAIVCSTLECGEEPLKFTQFEPTPTHNNGPLYYYSCFPEDKSLWQCKEYVNHPHICYTSKAAAVICSGSLGLPAVTTASAIPDWMSETTTVSTAAAEVSALQSGGLIVAMAVCLLLLVLLITNTVLCFHYKRRHAFLLQETRSVPRPVSGHRYNNYEETVDLVKVNPQPADDSQRYRTDFNLLMRPSGLDSLHEEAPQPTGALITSNGDPMEPKYARVSKISVDSFETSSTSSSECYENTNGYVEAAPEPEPDPDPPAAAYNPSPYSNHLLHSEQAAHMQSSGDEDDYYTPVSPE